The following coding sequences lie in one Pungitius pungitius chromosome 18, fPunPun2.1, whole genome shotgun sequence genomic window:
- the gdnfa gene encoding glial cell line-derived neurotrophic factor, translated as MKLWDVLATCLLLLSSVASRPLYQNTQPAKRTYFRSSYSDSASLSVEDEEPKFQRKDHNLKEISMEDQYDMAGPFPEQFDDVMDFIEATIGRLRRSSEPSGGSKGRREPRQRAAAAAAETAGARGERRGHGDRKRGRGRGGSRGGKGGRADKGREGISVQTRGCLLKEVHLNVTDLGLGYQTKEELIFRYCSGPCVEAETNYDKILNNLTHNKKLDRDTPSRTCCRPIAFDDDLSFLDDNVVYHTLKKHSARKCGCV; from the exons ATGAAGTTATGGGATGTTTTGGCCACGTGTTTGTTGCTCCTGAGCTCTGTTGCTTCACGGCCTCTCTACCAAAACACTCAGCCAGCCAAGAGGACTTATTTCCGCAGCAGCTACAGTGATTCTGCGTCCCTGTCTGTGGAGGACGAAGAGCCAAAGTTCCAGCGTAAAGATCACAACCTGAAGGAGATCTCCATGGAGGATCAAT ATGACATGGCGGGTCCCTTTCCAGAGCAGTTTGACGATGTGATGGATTTTATTGAGGCGACCATAGGCCGACTCCGGAGATCGTCAGAGCCCAGCGGCGGCTCCAAGGGCCGCAGGGAGCCGAGGCAGagggcagcggcggcggcggcggagacaGCAGGCGCGAGAGGGGAGCGGCGGGGACATGGCGACAGGAAGCGCGGTCGAGGGCGAGGCGGGAGCCGGGGTGGCAAAGGAGGGCGCGccgacaaggggagggagggcatATCGGTGCAGACCCGGGGCTGCCTGCTGAAGGAGGTCCACCTCAACGTGACGGACTTGGGGCTGGGCTACCAGACCAAAGAGGAGCTGATCTTTCGGTACTGCAGCGGCCCCTGCGTGGAGGCCGAGACCAACTACGACAAGATCCTCaacaatctcacacacaacaAGAAGCTGGACAGGGACACGCCGTCCCGCACCTGCTGTCGGCCAATCGCTTTCGACGATGACTTGTCCTTCCTGGACGACAATGTGGTGTATCACACGCTGAAGAAGCATTCTGCCAGGAAGTGCGGCTGCGTCTGA